In Pollutimonas sp. M17, a single genomic region encodes these proteins:
- a CDS encoding TRAP transporter small permease — protein sequence MAYSINSCNIVAIAAKKDQKTTGDKLMNEVRRIVHAVSFGMAILSAVAIAAMPLLIGYSTVMRYFVGSALSVTEELSSFLLVSCVFLGLPYAALKGRHIAISALLPLLSPGLRILMSVLVHLTTLLFLGLLAQLTFDFLVLGYQLNAHSETAYIYEPPWRAVMVASTAWLAVVVVYQLCEEIFFSTRVDNEA from the coding sequence ATGGCATACTCCATCAACAGCTGCAATATCGTCGCAATAGCAGCGAAGAAAGATCAAAAAACAACAGGAGACAAGCTCATGAATGAAGTTCGGCGCATAGTGCATGCCGTCAGTTTTGGCATGGCGATATTGAGCGCAGTGGCAATTGCCGCGATGCCGCTGCTCATCGGCTATTCCACAGTCATGCGGTACTTCGTGGGAAGCGCGCTTTCCGTCACGGAGGAGCTATCCAGCTTTCTGCTGGTTTCCTGCGTTTTCCTGGGTTTGCCTTATGCGGCGCTTAAAGGAAGGCACATTGCCATCTCGGCCCTGCTTCCCCTGCTGAGTCCCGGCTTGCGGATCTTGATGTCTGTGCTTGTGCACCTGACGACGCTCTTGTTTCTTGGTCTTCTAGCCCAGTTGACCTTCGATTTCCTGGTATTGGGCTATCAACTTAATGCGCACAGTGAAACCGCATATATTTACGAGCCTCCTTGGCGAGCCGTGATGGTGGCGAGCACGGCATGGCTTGCCGTCGTCGTCGTGTATCAGTTGTGCGAGGAAATATTCTTTTCCACCCGCGTTGACAACGAAGCTTGA
- a CDS encoding hydantoinase/oxoprolinase family protein, with product MIEIGVDIGGTFTDIVCREGGKPLHVAKVPTSRPDPSQAVLNAIGSLCQEWGVTPEGIRRFIHGTTVATNAVIERRGPRTGLIATKGFKDILELGRQMRTSVYSVRLQPEVPSFLAPGEFRAEVPERISASGQVVTELDEAALTEAVASLVDKGVESIAICFLFSFLNPVHERRAAELIRETYPGLDVSISSEVDPTFREYERTVVTTLDAYIKPVVNTYLSDLESGLAQGGVAAKLQIMQSRGGISLAGIARQRPVRLFLSGPAAGVIGAQRMGTMENIDSIISVDIGGTSSDIALIRAGEPLIRSQGLVAGYQVRVPMVDVNAIGAGGGSMAWIDGAGGLRVGPRSAGSVPGPACYGQGGTEPTVADASIVLGYIDPNYFAGGRFQLKPELAHSVIAEKVAEPLGISVRDAALGIHRVVAAQMVEGIRLVSIRQGFDAREFTLMPLGGSGGIHICALAAELGTSRILLPQHPGVLSALGMLMAPVEHEVSMAFPTPLASANLADIQKAIAELDAQCSTLMSRETKDVDRVTVQYFADVCYIGQAHHIEVPFELRVDTLLQLREGFTQAYKRVFGHSPGTAEKIVNLRAIHRLEPETGDMGPASMKGGPDPAKGVREISVIGHGEPMAAKVFARHDLPAGAVFEGPAILEQPDSTTIVYPGWSAHVQESGNIILTKTEV from the coding sequence ATGATAGAAATTGGAGTGGATATCGGCGGAACGTTTACCGATATCGTATGCAGGGAGGGCGGCAAGCCGCTACATGTGGCCAAGGTTCCTACATCGCGGCCCGATCCCAGCCAGGCGGTATTGAATGCGATCGGATCCCTATGTCAGGAATGGGGGGTGACTCCTGAAGGTATACGGCGCTTCATTCACGGGACCACCGTTGCCACCAACGCGGTTATCGAGCGCCGCGGCCCGCGCACCGGGCTGATCGCCACCAAAGGATTCAAGGATATCCTGGAGCTGGGACGCCAGATGAGAACCTCCGTCTACTCTGTCAGGCTCCAGCCGGAGGTTCCTTCTTTCCTCGCGCCGGGCGAGTTTCGTGCCGAGGTTCCCGAGCGCATCTCCGCAAGCGGCCAGGTCGTGACTGAATTGGATGAGGCCGCGCTGACGGAGGCAGTGGCATCTTTGGTCGACAAGGGTGTGGAAAGCATAGCCATTTGCTTCCTGTTCTCTTTTCTTAATCCGGTGCATGAGCGCAGGGCGGCAGAACTGATCAGGGAAACCTATCCGGGTCTTGACGTCTCGATATCGTCTGAAGTGGATCCTACCTTCCGCGAGTACGAGCGCACTGTCGTCACGACATTGGACGCCTACATCAAGCCTGTGGTGAACACCTATCTATCGGATCTGGAATCCGGATTGGCGCAGGGCGGCGTTGCCGCCAAGTTGCAGATCATGCAGTCGCGGGGCGGCATTTCGCTGGCTGGCATCGCACGGCAGCGCCCGGTCAGGCTGTTCCTTTCGGGGCCGGCGGCGGGGGTGATCGGCGCACAGCGCATGGGGACAATGGAAAACATCGACAGCATCATCAGCGTCGATATAGGCGGCACAAGCTCGGATATCGCGTTGATCCGCGCGGGGGAGCCCTTGATCCGCTCCCAGGGATTGGTTGCGGGATACCAGGTGCGGGTTCCCATGGTGGATGTAAACGCCATCGGCGCCGGCGGGGGAAGCATGGCCTGGATAGACGGGGCAGGCGGGTTGCGGGTTGGTCCACGGTCCGCAGGCTCCGTGCCCGGTCCGGCGTGCTATGGCCAGGGAGGAACCGAGCCCACTGTGGCTGATGCGTCCATCGTCCTGGGCTATATCGATCCGAACTACTTTGCCGGCGGCCGGTTCCAGCTGAAACCCGAACTGGCGCATTCGGTTATTGCCGAGAAGGTCGCCGAGCCATTGGGAATCTCCGTCCGCGATGCGGCGCTGGGCATACACCGAGTCGTGGCCGCCCAGATGGTGGAAGGGATCCGGCTGGTCTCCATAAGGCAGGGCTTCGATGCCCGCGAGTTCACCCTGATGCCCTTGGGCGGCAGCGGTGGGATACATATATGCGCCTTGGCGGCCGAGCTGGGTACCTCCCGGATACTTCTGCCCCAGCATCCCGGCGTCCTTTCGGCATTGGGCATGTTGATGGCGCCGGTCGAGCACGAGGTATCAATGGCGTTCCCCACGCCATTGGCTTCCGCGAATCTTGCCGATATCCAGAAAGCCATTGCCGAGCTGGACGCCCAGTGCTCGACCTTGATGTCGCGCGAAACCAAGGACGTGGACCGCGTAACGGTCCAGTACTTTGCCGACGTCTGCTATATAGGACAGGCTCATCACATAGAGGTGCCATTCGAGCTTCGGGTGGACACACTGCTGCAGCTGCGCGAGGGTTTCACGCAAGCCTATAAACGGGTTTTCGGCCATAGCCCCGGAACGGCGGAGAAAATCGTGAACCTGCGTGCGATCCATAGACTGGAGCCCGAGACCGGCGATATGGGGCCCGCATCCATGAAGGGCGGCCCTGATCCGGCGAAGGGTGTGCGCGAGATCTCGGTCATAGGCCATGGAGAGCCCATGGCGGCCAAGGTTTTCGCCCGGCATGACCTTCCGGCAGGCGCGGTGTTCGAAGGGCCGGCCATCCTGGAGCAGCCCGACTCAACCACGATAGTCTACCCGGGCTGGAGCGCGCACGTGCAGGAAAGCGGAAACATCATCCTTACCAAAACCGAAGTGTAA
- a CDS encoding TRAP transporter large permease encodes MSTLATTYLLIIMAGGLWMGVGLGIAGLIILYFFGGGTNSFQIATVAIWNMLYSFPLVALPLFILLGELLVQFELSIRVYRALTPLFERLPGKLLLSNVVLCSLFGATSGSSMATAATVGSAAYPELRAKGYNRTALLGSLAGSGTLGILIPPSIPIIIYASLTNVSVGASFVAAVIPAVIAVSLFLAYVMIQAKFRPEYTPSAGEVLPLRETLPALVNLLPVIALIGCVMGTIYFGLATVTESAALGVLASVIIGLMYKACTLKRLGRALLGTSVTCASIGFVMMGAMIFSMALAVVGLPREIVAYVQDLQMSPWMLLIAIYVFYFIFGMFIGATEMLVTTLPFTFPLILALGHDPVWFAVVIVILCEVGQITPPAGFVLFILKGIAGKDTTMGELARGSIPYIILLLTVLALITVYPQLATYLPSAM; translated from the coding sequence ATGTCGACACTAGCTACTACTTATCTGTTGATCATCATGGCGGGCGGGCTCTGGATGGGAGTCGGTCTTGGGATTGCCGGTCTTATCATTCTGTATTTCTTTGGTGGAGGAACGAATTCCTTTCAGATCGCCACCGTCGCCATCTGGAACATGCTGTACAGCTTCCCTTTGGTGGCCTTGCCGCTATTCATCTTGCTGGGTGAACTGTTGGTGCAGTTCGAGCTGAGCATTCGCGTCTATCGCGCACTGACTCCTTTGTTCGAGCGTCTACCTGGAAAGCTGCTGCTGTCGAATGTCGTGCTGTGCTCTCTGTTTGGCGCTACCAGCGGTTCGAGCATGGCCACGGCAGCGACGGTGGGGTCCGCCGCCTATCCGGAATTGCGGGCGAAAGGATACAACCGGACCGCCTTGCTGGGCAGCCTGGCCGGATCGGGAACTTTAGGCATCCTTATTCCGCCCAGCATTCCCATCATCATCTATGCCTCCCTTACCAACGTCTCGGTAGGAGCGAGCTTCGTGGCAGCCGTCATTCCAGCCGTCATTGCAGTCTCGCTATTTCTGGCATATGTCATGATCCAGGCCAAATTCCGGCCTGAATACACCCCCTCTGCCGGCGAAGTACTGCCCTTGCGTGAGACGTTGCCGGCACTGGTCAATCTGCTGCCCGTGATCGCGCTGATCGGCTGCGTGATGGGAACGATCTATTTTGGACTGGCGACGGTAACAGAGTCCGCCGCCTTGGGTGTCCTGGCGTCTGTGATCATCGGATTGATGTACAAGGCCTGCACGCTGAAGCGCCTCGGCCGGGCCTTGCTGGGGACCAGCGTCACGTGTGCATCCATTGGCTTCGTCATGATGGGCGCGATGATTTTTTCAATGGCGCTCGCGGTGGTGGGACTGCCCCGTGAAATTGTCGCATATGTCCAGGATCTTCAGATGTCGCCCTGGATGCTCTTGATTGCCATATATGTCTTCTACTTCATTTTCGGGATGTTCATCGGCGCAACGGAAATGCTGGTCACGACACTTCCGTTCACCTTCCCTTTGATACTCGCGTTGGGACATGATCCAGTGTGGTTTGCGGTCGTGATCGTGATCCTGTGTGAAGTCGGTCAGATCACCCCTCCCGCGGGCTTCGTGCTGTTCATATTGAAGGGAATAGCAGGCAAGGACACCACGATGGGCGAGCTTGCACGTGGCTCCATACCCTACATCATTCTTCTGTTGACGGTGCTGGCCTTGATCACCGTCTATCCGCAGCTTGCCACCTACTTGCCCAGTGCCATGTAA
- a CDS encoding NAD(P)/FAD-dependent oxidoreductase codes for MTAPNHISAHCRDADFPAHAASVWADTPPRTMEGEAPASLRGTQNADVVIIGGGFTGLNAAAEALRLGLSCIVLEARRVGWGASGRNGGMAVLRYKSSWSEMAAKFGNAATKQLYGYIHEAVDSLEQNVDSFGIDCEFSRYGHLTAAYHVRAMQRLEADADWLKSQIGDTRIKLIGKQETAELIGSQLYAGAYFDPRSAGLHPLNYCKGLKAALEKRGVIFFEGTAADDIVVEQAGVVVTAAQGEVRARHALICTNAYTDGLPIASDIERRILPITVAVVATAPLPPALRSTILPQNHLVTDTKNLLNYYRLVDGGRLLFGGRGEPAYQDHPKNHQRLRDEMIHVFPNLADIGIDYRWTGVVGITRDNFPHSGAIGDRVFYAIGYGGRGVALTHLLGKHLARRITGDTSSLGAMTEGAFKPIPFKGLRLPLLKAGTAYYKLKDKLEAL; via the coding sequence ATGACAGCACCGAATCACATTTCAGCCCACTGCCGCGATGCGGATTTCCCGGCACACGCTGCTTCCGTGTGGGCGGATACGCCGCCCCGCACCATGGAAGGCGAGGCTCCTGCTTCGCTCCGCGGCACTCAGAACGCCGACGTCGTCATCATTGGAGGCGGGTTCACCGGCCTCAATGCCGCCGCCGAGGCGTTGCGGCTCGGCTTGTCTTGCATAGTGCTGGAAGCGCGGCGCGTCGGTTGGGGCGCAAGCGGCCGCAATGGGGGAATGGCCGTACTCCGTTACAAGTCATCCTGGAGCGAGATGGCCGCGAAGTTCGGCAACGCGGCTACAAAACAGCTCTACGGTTATATCCACGAAGCGGTGGACAGCCTGGAACAAAACGTCGACTCGTTCGGCATAGACTGCGAGTTCTCCCGCTATGGGCATCTGACGGCGGCATACCATGTTCGTGCGATGCAGCGGCTTGAAGCTGACGCCGACTGGCTGAAAAGCCAAATCGGTGACACCCGGATAAAGCTCATCGGCAAACAGGAAACTGCCGAACTGATCGGAAGCCAACTTTATGCTGGCGCCTACTTCGATCCCCGCTCAGCGGGCCTGCATCCACTCAACTATTGCAAGGGCCTGAAAGCCGCGTTAGAAAAAAGGGGAGTGATTTTTTTTGAAGGGACGGCGGCTGATGACATCGTGGTGGAACAGGCGGGCGTCGTGGTTACCGCAGCCCAAGGCGAAGTACGCGCCCGGCATGCGCTCATATGTACCAATGCATACACGGACGGGCTTCCCATTGCCTCGGACATTGAACGCCGTATCCTGCCGATTACCGTTGCCGTCGTGGCAACCGCACCGCTGCCACCGGCGCTGCGCTCAACCATCCTGCCGCAAAACCACCTCGTCACAGACACCAAAAACCTGCTTAATTATTACCGCCTTGTCGATGGCGGGAGACTGCTTTTCGGAGGCCGCGGCGAACCTGCATACCAGGACCACCCAAAGAATCATCAACGCCTGCGTGACGAAATGATCCATGTTTTTCCGAACCTCGCCGACATTGGGATCGATTACCGATGGACGGGCGTCGTCGGAATAACGCGAGACAATTTTCCCCACAGCGGCGCCATAGGAGATCGCGTTTTCTACGCAATTGGCTATGGCGGACGAGGTGTGGCACTGACGCATTTACTGGGTAAGCACCTTGCCCGCCGAATTACCGGAGACACAAGCTCACTGGGCGCCATGACGGAAGGGGCCTTCAAACCGATCCCCTTCAAAGGATTGCGCTTGCCGTTGCTAAAAGCTGGGACGGCGTACTACAAGCTCAAGGACAAACTGGAAGCACTTTAA
- a CDS encoding IclR family transcriptional regulator, which yields MSAKKNNDHSGNGLFNQSLEKGLAILLAFSPDMRTMNLSDIAKATGISRSAAQRFTYTLEALGYLQKHPVNKRYSLRVSTLALGYRYLLVNQNVERANPFLLDLNLTCGETVNYSEPDCSDMVYVGRFPTSRRTPVHMPLGRRLPMYCTSAGRAYLSRLPVQQRKEILEASERVPYTHTTVTDIDQLLELCNEAAESGYAYANGEYYAGDMNVSAAVLDTSGVPIGVVSISAPETRWSLSDLRRQLAPLVIETARLISVRDPSPAELEPFAIGAGKAPPSVS from the coding sequence GTGTCTGCAAAAAAAAATAACGATCACAGCGGGAATGGCTTATTCAACCAATCGCTTGAAAAGGGCCTGGCCATTCTCTTGGCATTCAGTCCCGACATGCGCACCATGAATCTGTCGGACATAGCCAAGGCAACAGGCATTAGCCGCAGCGCCGCACAACGTTTCACTTACACCCTCGAGGCATTGGGCTACCTGCAGAAGCACCCGGTCAACAAGCGGTATTCCTTGCGCGTCTCAACGCTGGCATTGGGGTATCGCTATCTGCTGGTCAACCAGAACGTAGAGCGCGCAAACCCTTTCCTGCTCGACCTGAACCTTACCTGTGGAGAGACCGTCAATTATTCAGAGCCCGACTGCAGCGATATGGTCTATGTCGGACGCTTTCCCACCAGTAGAAGGACCCCGGTCCACATGCCATTGGGCCGCCGGCTGCCCATGTATTGCACCTCCGCGGGCAGGGCTTACCTGTCCCGCCTGCCCGTTCAGCAACGCAAGGAAATACTGGAGGCGTCGGAACGGGTGCCCTATACCCACACGACCGTCACCGACATCGACCAGCTTCTCGAGTTGTGCAACGAAGCTGCCGAGTCGGGCTATGCATATGCCAATGGCGAATACTATGCCGGCGACATGAACGTCAGCGCGGCGGTGCTCGACACCAGCGGCGTACCGATAGGAGTGGTTTCGATATCGGCTCCCGAAACGCGCTGGAGCCTTTCCGATCTGCGGCGCCAGCTGGCTCCTCTGGTCATTGAAACGGCCCGGCTGATATCGGTCCGGGATCCCAGCCCGGCCGAGCTGGAACCCTTCGCCATCGGTGCGGGCAAAGCGCCGCCATCAGTAAGCTAG
- a CDS encoding amidase, whose product MPASPNTQGKLLSGLAFAVKDNIDVKGWTTGCGNPEWARRQKVSDRNAVAVTRLLEEEAVFRGKTITDEFAWSAAGDNPHYGAPINPAAPQRLVGGSSCGSASVVAQGFADFALGTDTGGSVRIPAAFTGLFGMRPTHGAIPMEGVMPLAPSMDTVGFMARDARLLRAIGRTLLPVRPAWAYSRLLIAEDAFGKISVRHREALEPQVAFLARNAARTEQLPLFPGAQGMRDAAAVFRVYQAAEIRDCLVPMLRGMDPFLGASLGKRIAYARSITKGEAQAARKHIEALAIRLLHHVGPDTVVVLPTTHDVAPLRTSAEASLIEHRQSLIELNCAASIAGMPQITLPAARLDHAPFGLSIMGPPGSDLTLLNLACSLQEADTERLFAKMEGYVTSDPEHTPGHAGTHAGFPYGWI is encoded by the coding sequence GTGCCAGCCAGCCCCAACACGCAAGGCAAGCTTCTCTCCGGCCTTGCCTTCGCAGTGAAGGACAACATCGATGTCAAGGGCTGGACTACCGGTTGCGGCAATCCCGAGTGGGCCCGTCGCCAGAAAGTGAGCGATAGAAACGCAGTGGCGGTCACTCGCCTGTTGGAAGAAGAGGCCGTTTTTCGCGGCAAAACAATTACCGATGAGTTCGCCTGGAGCGCTGCGGGAGACAATCCCCACTACGGAGCGCCAATCAATCCCGCCGCCCCCCAGCGCCTGGTCGGTGGCTCATCCTGCGGCTCCGCCTCGGTGGTGGCACAAGGATTCGCCGACTTCGCACTGGGCACGGACACAGGGGGCTCGGTTCGCATTCCAGCCGCCTTTACCGGGCTATTTGGAATGCGGCCCACGCACGGCGCCATACCGATGGAAGGCGTCATGCCTCTGGCTCCAAGCATGGACACGGTGGGCTTCATGGCCCGCGATGCGCGCCTGCTTCGGGCAATCGGCCGCACACTATTGCCAGTCCGGCCTGCATGGGCCTACTCGCGGCTGCTCATCGCCGAGGATGCCTTTGGCAAGATATCGGTCCGGCACAGGGAAGCGCTGGAACCGCAGGTGGCATTTCTAGCCAGGAACGCTGCCAGAACGGAACAGCTACCACTGTTCCCGGGCGCTCAAGGCATGCGGGATGCCGCAGCGGTGTTTCGCGTCTACCAAGCGGCGGAAATCAGGGACTGTTTGGTACCAATGCTGCGCGGGATGGATCCCTTTCTGGGTGCAAGCCTTGGTAAGCGCATTGCGTATGCCCGCTCCATCACCAAGGGCGAGGCACAAGCGGCACGCAAGCATATTGAAGCGTTGGCGATCCGGCTGCTGCACCATGTCGGGCCAGACACGGTGGTTGTGTTGCCTACGACACATGATGTAGCCCCTTTGAGAACGTCCGCCGAGGCGAGCTTGATCGAGCACCGCCAGAGCCTGATCGAATTGAACTGCGCCGCCAGCATTGCGGGAATGCCGCAAATCACCCTTCCAGCGGCCAGGCTCGACCATGCCCCATTCGGGCTTTCTATCATGGGGCCGCCCGGATCCGACCTTACATTACTGAACCTGGCATGTAGCTTGCAGGAGGCGGATACCGAACGGTTGTTTGCTAAAATGGAAGGGTATGTGACCAGCGATCCTGAACATACACCCGGGCATGCCGGAACGCATGCCGGTTTTCCCTACGGATGGATATAA
- a CDS encoding hydantoinase B/oxoprolinase family protein produces MTQQLDPITVEVVRNKLEGIANEMQMTLFHSSFSPIVREGLDASASLFTVDGETLAQAVAIPIHLATLIPVVKRIIQEFPLDTMRDGDVYMMNDPYLGGTHLPDIGIVMPIFCQGELVAFSGSMTHHQDIGGMTAGSVPTNATEVFQEGLRLPPLKLRSGSEMNESIVKIMRLNSRIPDVFIGDIHAQISACTIGLNRLKDLSEKFSAGLLRRIFSDLLDRSERMTRDALLAMPEGTYHYVDHNDNDGIELDKRIRIEVAVTIKDGRFHCDFTGSSPQVRGPFNVVPSGSMAAAYFASRVITGADIPTNGGCFRPVSLHLPSGSIVNPLEPAPVNARTATIKRVTGVILGALRQVVPEAIGADAAGEMLLLSFGGHTPDGKAFVVGELIAGGSGAGHDGDGVDVIETDATNCMNLPVEALESDAPIRVHQSALQIDSGGAGQQRGGLGIVREYEILEGEISFTHRGERHYCAASGANGGSSGALAETIIARATGAKEIVPSKLVTTLFKGDRILIKTAGGGGYGDPGLRQQELLEADVRNGKISKEAAATLYASHLSANAAGGSGN; encoded by the coding sequence ATGACACAGCAACTGGATCCCATAACTGTAGAGGTTGTACGCAACAAGCTTGAGGGCATCGCCAATGAGATGCAGATGACCTTGTTCCATTCATCCTTCTCTCCTATCGTGCGCGAAGGCCTGGACGCGTCGGCCAGCCTGTTTACCGTCGATGGGGAAACGCTTGCCCAGGCTGTCGCGATTCCCATACACCTGGCCACGCTGATACCCGTCGTTAAAAGAATCATTCAGGAGTTTCCCCTGGATACCATGCGCGATGGCGATGTCTACATGATGAACGACCCCTATCTTGGGGGAACACATCTGCCCGATATCGGTATTGTGATGCCGATCTTCTGCCAAGGCGAGCTTGTTGCCTTCAGCGGCTCGATGACACACCATCAGGACATCGGCGGAATGACCGCTGGATCGGTGCCGACCAATGCCACCGAGGTATTCCAGGAAGGGTTGAGGCTTCCCCCGTTGAAGTTGCGCAGCGGGTCTGAAATGAACGAGAGCATCGTAAAGATCATGCGCTTGAACAGCCGCATACCGGATGTGTTCATCGGCGACATCCATGCACAGATATCAGCATGCACCATCGGTCTTAATCGCCTGAAGGACTTGTCGGAAAAGTTCAGTGCCGGCCTGCTCCGCAGGATATTCAGCGACCTGCTGGACCGGTCGGAGCGCATGACGCGCGATGCGCTTCTGGCCATGCCGGAAGGAACCTATCATTACGTCGATCATAATGATAATGACGGCATAGAACTCGACAAGCGGATCAGGATAGAGGTGGCCGTTACCATCAAGGACGGCCGGTTCCATTGCGATTTCACCGGATCCAGCCCACAAGTCCGCGGGCCGTTCAACGTGGTGCCTTCGGGGTCCATGGCGGCGGCCTACTTTGCAAGCCGGGTCATAACTGGCGCCGACATCCCCACCAACGGCGGCTGCTTCAGGCCTGTCTCCCTGCACCTGCCTTCGGGCAGCATTGTGAATCCATTGGAGCCGGCGCCGGTAAATGCAAGGACGGCTACCATCAAACGTGTAACAGGAGTCATCCTTGGGGCGCTTCGGCAAGTTGTGCCTGAAGCCATTGGCGCCGACGCGGCGGGAGAAATGTTGCTGCTTTCCTTCGGTGGGCACACACCGGACGGCAAGGCGTTCGTGGTTGGAGAGCTGATCGCGGGCGGTAGTGGAGCGGGCCATGATGGCGATGGAGTCGATGTCATCGAAACCGACGCGACGAACTGCATGAATTTGCCGGTCGAGGCGCTGGAGTCGGATGCTCCGATCCGCGTGCATCAATCCGCGCTGCAGATCGACTCGGGCGGTGCGGGCCAGCAACGTGGCGGTTTGGGCATCGTGCGCGAATACGAGATACTGGAAGGCGAGATCAGCTTTACCCATCGGGGAGAGCGGCATTATTGCGCTGCCTCGGGGGCGAACGGAGGTTCGTCGGGCGCGTTGGCGGAAACCATCATTGCGCGTGCGACGGGAGCGAAAGAGATCGTTCCCTCCAAGCTGGTGACTACCTTGTTCAAGGGCGACCGCATACTGATCAAGACGGCGGGCGGCGGAGGCTATGGCGATCCGGGGTTGCGTCAGCAAGAGTTGCTGGAGGCAGATGTCCGTAACGGAAAAATCAGCAAGGAAGCTGCGGCTACGCTGTACGCCTCGCATCTTTCAGCGAACGCAGCAGGCGGCAGCGGCAACTAG
- a CDS encoding TRAP transporter substrate-binding protein codes for MKRFMKQNLMPGLLLAVAAIGASSAAFAQEKPIEWRYYTAHTADRDVFKLETDWANMINEAAKGRLQVKVYPGGSLGFKESDMLGALKNGLVESSYIYAGYYGRTQPALPLVLPQMVFNTRAEFLDILPAAYAAYADLYSEWNINIASMWPTSTCHIAIIGKEKFNTMDSLKGKRVRVWEAQQVNSLRALDVVGTVVPQNDIYLAFKTGMIDAIVHYPEALRTLSLAEDAKYFSLLQPVPVVQGIGISERAFKALPADLQEIVRKTSDEHRKKWAADASTDCQQEQRHLDWAKEHKVERLPDFSAEDREKLSRAAIEAWRARAVQVGGDAEKVQKRMEDALMKLRNG; via the coding sequence ATGAAACGCTTTATGAAGCAAAACCTTATGCCAGGCCTATTGCTTGCGGTGGCCGCAATCGGCGCAAGCAGCGCCGCATTTGCGCAAGAAAAGCCCATTGAGTGGCGCTACTACACGGCGCATACCGCCGATCGCGATGTCTTCAAGCTTGAAACGGATTGGGCCAACATGATCAACGAAGCCGCCAAGGGAAGGCTCCAGGTCAAGGTCTATCCCGGCGGTTCGCTTGGTTTCAAAGAGAGCGATATGCTTGGCGCCTTGAAGAATGGTCTGGTCGAAAGCAGCTATATCTATGCGGGCTACTATGGCCGCACCCAACCGGCGCTGCCGCTGGTTCTGCCTCAGATGGTTTTCAACACGCGCGCAGAGTTCCTTGACATCCTTCCTGCCGCCTATGCGGCCTATGCCGATCTCTATTCGGAGTGGAACATCAATATTGCCAGCATGTGGCCGACGTCCACCTGCCATATCGCAATCATTGGGAAGGAAAAGTTCAATACCATGGATTCCCTGAAGGGGAAGCGCGTGCGCGTTTGGGAGGCTCAACAGGTCAACTCCCTGCGTGCGCTCGATGTGGTCGGCACGGTAGTCCCGCAGAACGACATATACCTGGCTTTCAAGACCGGCATGATCGATGCCATCGTGCACTATCCCGAAGCCCTTCGCACCCTGTCCCTCGCGGAAGATGCCAAATACTTCTCCTTGCTGCAACCCGTGCCAGTGGTGCAAGGCATCGGCATCAGCGAGCGCGCATTCAAAGCCCTGCCCGCCGACTTGCAGGAAATCGTGCGTAAAACGTCGGACGAGCACAGGAAAAAATGGGCCGCCGACGCGAGCACTGACTGCCAGCAAGAGCAACGCCACCTGGATTGGGCCAAGGAGCATAAAGTGGAACGCCTGCCTGATTTCTCCGCCGAGGACCGCGAAAAACTCAGTCGGGCAGCCATCGAAGCGTGGCGAGCACGCGCCGTCCAGGTCGGCGGAGACGCGGAAAAAGTGCAAAAACGCATGGAAGATGCACTGATGAAGCTTCGAAACGGCTAA